In Toxoplasma gondii ME49 chromosome VIII, whole genome shotgun sequence, a single genomic region encodes these proteins:
- a CDS encoding ion channel protein (encoded by transcript TGME49_273380~Predicted trans-membrane domain (TMHMM2.0):178-201:212-235:944-967:1127-1150:1159-1179:1185-1208): protein MESPKRESSRPPGNPGAVQVPVSSSSGPGYPTSAFSDAVTHQGEFAGPPPFFHSPPTRAESRRGAAPSQPALSPSGFAGLHAPPGPPPSAVSSASPQDGASGFAASRVGDGGSFVKRSKSTFVQGAPLSGSGGPGGELELLEQPPRPQAPPQSPFAVDIDLFEMPDIKKRGRRRRVLQLLWTHGLFCLGRLLVFAFAFFLIYCTIADLGRYRWLSLVVAIPIELVMLVLCQLLLKLPAWKRYFERMITEKLLHFSHQIEQQQIGPQHMQSSRLPSEPTPGGGVDGDDGPAKGQQAGEDGDETGKKPTENGHSRVHFRRGVSHWGSKLAVNVEDEHGEQSSTSDADLVERSRYSRSRATGSDTSNRLHSAPDGSHAPVLDRLGRASTVSAPERDGRGGATEGSKPDGSPSRSRKGSKGGGKSPHHESDATSESSTPWRRLFRRTKVARLERGRTMDAGAHPGKAQGTAGRVGSLPALESEKGRCNMQPCKGRADRFQASSVGDVRAEAGLEGENLRAPGKVPWNGEQPLYAGGASERQGDASRDLRHEGSSGGSAPRGCYELPHSAAVDPSVAPVPQVGRRSVTPMARLPGRAFSPGTPVATYRGRSVGHRDSPYLSRFASDDLSNLWITYRNRPPATRGPNLRTLAGAPPVSGRLYLNYYSQGRPGRYRQVRGAWGTEGRLPGSGPDASGRYGTGTHLKGVTSCVDLRMATEPMGKDPLPEMARWSTADGHAEERTDSECRPARVADLFRLRSVSRGVGQWPRSGGDALQCRRNWGPLRLPQRFGSGVNGREDMNYILEDPDDEMHSDGSDRNTTRLRRRSTLPWPGAHPLLDDQDRHSLFGVPVGRGYSLGGAESLLRHRRAGSGSRRHHDWTSRIRLLMLDEDDSLVDEQSLYEVDEMDAPGAEDNEGRYLKGKAVPRTRREALAAWWQDQKDCCLLCFRCMLVVFDSLAGPAVGSSAFLLAVLLRTMAWCAVWVWASTLMTREPENKDLFAWEFDRLPQAYYLVESTFLWMVTFDYCAGLFNAPRKLQFVLSPYSIVDLLTMPMTSFIVNCFVDDQQLGLAAPDGPWAADVSGYAAPAKRHSQLHAATHDQFPWLLLFGWLRFLRLVKTEHVLSRCFPHLSVVKLRILSIVVSWLMIVLTFAGGMFVLEAPEPHINYTNVYDFCFYAIVTVMTVGYGDFVPRSAAGRALAIITIISTFAFLPGEVQRLMEALREPRTMVGSPPAPGDDYLCMVGPIQPRQLAVICREIARAFPGSVQAILVITPLPVSAYDDICFFSLSVCIRGGVRGEPLPSNIRSYCSNARAVFIFSNTRAYQRSPGDPGGPPGPSWIEGVETREQEEDHMTLLRFMGVRTVCFPVRPINVQLIHDHRKALVKEMGAYSTLCINEVKMKLLGKSCADCPGFVSMIANWFTFWRASEETTGIAWAASRAKAAAAASMRPTRKTDFQHYADGAVYNIYRMEFPECMLGVHYKLLTRLLYTHYEVFLIGIIAITKEIWINPFRYFVGEELVNGYTTWPFAGIVLAPSLETVVKLSTLRELPVKVPRAPCFSGPAGSPSGYHGGSACTARSTLLAREGQAAKRMWTAARSHVAEGVKQGIRATEKARATLRGGDHPDPFATNSANDADPRGGDAPVSGDGLAPSRAGSGQPGAHGGSVAGDFYSSPAGTSSHCGFPGQASPGPSPSFSSASCFGSSYALPASACGAAGASGAAPSALGVNSTSATGFAASPGGFGGTSPSPGPLCAHHRRQLAGGSASACESFASAPAAQASPVGFPASPYKPETTHGSPSPGSGASDFGAAARGDRPKAGACVMCQNEAKGFSFDSMALSQQSLPGHSFAFSYGCDLHGSRRPAFGGIIQTQSVAEARRTIFAKPGNPVILACGWPRGLRIFVQTLLANGSYNVVILSPHCPATVGPTDFAAYTTSCAYVRGSALSTTDLLRAGALQAKNCAVFSTLHVAWKADVSAARLDTQALLVRKTIQALFRAFPVKNQDQAMAAAAAGAAESDAHFQESGEHPDDFDRQPPPGPAEHPAPRLHAGEAPYQGPGGPKLGGLSGTALPGPGTEPGVPGTPPRRMTDGDWGTMAGKSKALASRHSGVESEGLPRSAASQGSVVGGCSAAASGETLREPIPDSVRDTRANDLPAHVLQPVARHTAPAAACWEEQETTDIVRYCPRQGTEGSASELEEGGAGGASWTSGLQAAKHREVRIKVSASERAHGDGPPRQGGEPTQVIGGPAQVHGSRLQSEEVCLVSPRSEFLSSLSFPPRCFSPVYSPAESDSVEESPESWARCGPVPEPAHRLPRRTTRLHSVELMERRSSEGSPHSRTRPSPYSLHSPSRVRDLLRDSRTPLVSPRSRSVSRDDAGNSSRFATAPWHLAPPPALAVPPGDEGNLPLSPQATSNVSGVSVPPSASGREDSPVAAKPGSKESLSPGANERNEEQWKHQSALQHELEQLLEDQSFQSQLRQQPNPPQSNVNLRPAGAYPYGPHAATSARAPPTGPLDPALASSVSLRLPVCAPGPASGTPPGAGGSVPAGQAPGAGGLAQPQTGDADATFFPLASFPSPANPVAPFPVVPSASSTFETSGGGGSRPGSSADPSGEKNDGRGWCVVPSEYVRGGPQAPAMMATGKGSTGSVGMAPNAVETQAHNGDLEDRTKGGGPTRCWMPQREREGEKGHAGVGSHPYQYPPPHSPSGISDAGDLVQQRSGADGAFLHGDGGGGASGGGTADAGEGGWSARDAGEMKTFLDEKARKEPGIFLDLKEGSFLEYCDNSMVMNEAFVYERIDSYRRLWVHDKKEMTAAYLGSLLFASGHACVEDMFYGLMAHTLPVSKYAVDASVIDYLVEDRKGFVSEQKRLQRALTRYAGGPNSLSSPSTSPTPSPLGLEAVPPMFVGVPFKRLFEHLIKLEKKIAIGIYRQYRVTTDYAGHRRPKKLVLCCPSPHLRLTAFDKVYVLRPSSTDALRQPRAFL from the exons ATGGAGAGTCCGAAGCGAGAGTCTTCGAGACCTCCGGGAAACCCGGGGGCCGTGCAGGTCCCTGTCAGCAGTTCGTCAGGCCCAGGGTACCCGacctctgcgttttccgaCGCGGTCACTCATCAAGGTGAGTTTGCAGGACCTCCTCCGTTCTTCCACAGTCCACCCACGAGAGCCGAGTCTCGCCGCGGAGCCGCACCCTCTCAGCCGGCCTTGTCGCCATCAGGTTTCGCGGGGCTTCATGCGCCGCCAGGCCCTCCGCCTTCGGCAGTCAGTTCTGCCTCACCGCAAGATGGCGCGAGCGGCTTTGCAGCGTCGCGGGTCGGCGACGGTGGCTCCTTTGTGAAGCGGTCCAAGTCCACATTCGTCCAGGGGGCGCCTCTCAGCGGCTCGGGGGGGCCTGGAGGCGAACTGGAACTCCTTGAGCAGCCCCCCAGGCCGCAGGCCCCGCCGCAGTCGCCGTTTGCGGTGGACATCGATTTATTTGAGATGCCGGACATAAAGAAGCGCGGCAGACGCCGACGcgtgctgcagctgctctggACGCACGGGCTGTTCTGTTTGGGACGGCTCTTGGTTTTCGCGTTTGCATTCTTCCTCATCTACTGCACGATAGCGGACTTGGGTCGGTACCGATGGCTGTCGCTGGTGGTGGCAATTCCGATCGAGCTCGTCATGCTGGTTCTGTGCCAACTTCTCCTTAAACTGCCCGCCTGGAAAAGGTACTTTGAGCGCATGATCACAGAGAAGCTGCTCCACTTTTCGCACCAGATCGAGCAGCAACAAATCGGACCCCAGCATATGCAGTCCTCACGGCTTCCCTCCGAGCCGACGCCGGGGGGAGGCGTCGATGGGGACGACGGCCCCGCGAAGGGGCAGCAGGCAggcgaggacggagacgagacggggaagaagccCACGGAGAACGGCCACTCGAGAGTCCACTTCCGCAGAGGCGTCTCGCACTGGGGCTCCAAGCTCGCAGTCAATGTGGAGGACGAACATGGGGAGCAAAGCAGCACGAGCGACGCAGATCTGGTCGAGAGATCTCGCTATTCCAGGTCCCGCGCCACTGGCTCCGACACTTCCAATCGCCTACACAGCGCGCCGGACGGGTCGCATGCTCCTGTGCTCGACCGCCTAGGTCGGGCCTCAACCGTTTCTGCGCCGGAACGAGACGGCCGAGGGGGCGCGACTGAGGGCAGCAAGCCGGACGGCTCCCCTAGTCGGTCGAGAAAGGGCAGCAAGGGTGGCGGGAAGTCTCCACACCACGAATCGGACGCGACCTCAGAGTCCTCGACCCCGTGGCGGCGCCTGTTCAGACGCACGAAAGTTGCCAGGCTAGAGCGTGGAAGGACGATGGACGCAGGCGCGCATCCAGGTAAAGCGCAAGGGACTGCGGGGCGGGTCGGCAGCCTCCCGGCTCTCGAGAGCGAAAAGGGGCGCTGTAACATGCAGCCTTGCAAGGGTCGTGCCGACCGCTTTCAGGCATCGTCCGTGGGGGACGTGCGAGCCGAGGCGGGCTTGGAAGGCGAAAACCTACGAGCGCCTGGCAAGGTACCCTGGAATGGAGAACAGCCGTTGTATGCAGGTGGCGCTTCAGAGCGACAAGGAGACGCAAGTCGAGATCTGCGCCACGAAGGTTCTTCTGGAGGGTCGGCACCCCGCGGGTGTTACGAGTTGCCGCACTCCGCAGCGGTGGATCCAAGCGTGGCGCCCGTGCCGCAGGTCGGTCGTCGCAGCGTGACGCCTATGGCGCGGCTGCCGGGACGCGCCTTCAGCCCTGGAACTCCTGTTGCGACGTACCGAGGACGTTCGGTTGGGCATCGGGACTCACCCTATCTCAGCCGATTTGCTAGTGACGACTTGAGCAACTTGTGGATTACGTATCGCAACAGGCCGCCGGCTACACGTGGTCCGAACCTCCGCACCCTTGCAGGCGCCCCGCCCGTCTCGGGCCGGTTGTACCTCAACTACTACAGTCAGGGAAGACCCGGCAGGTATCGCCAGGTTCGCGGAGCCTGGGGAACCGAGGGGCGTTTGCCGGGCAGCGGCCCCGACGCCAGTGGGCGGTACGGGACCGGGACACACCTCAAGGGCGTCACGAGCTGCGTGGACTTGCGGATGGCGACGGAGCCGATGGGAAAGGACCCGTTGCCCGAAATGGCGCGTTGGAGCACTGCCGATGGCCATGCGGAAGAGCGAACAGACAGCGAATGCCGACCCGCTCGTGTGGCAGATTTGTTTCGCCTTCGCAGCGTCTCAAGAGGTGTGGGTCAGTGGCCCCGGTCGGGGGGCGATGCGCTCCAGTGTCGGAGGAACTGGGGTCCCCTGCGGCTCCCTCAGCGCTTCGGGTCCGGCGTCAACGGCCGAGAAGACATGAACTATATCCTGGAAGACCCAGACGATGAAATGCACTCGGATGGGTCAGACCGAAACACCACTCGCCTCCGTCGGCGCTCGACGCTGCCCTGGCCCGGCGCACACCCGCTGCTCGATGACCAGGACCGGCATTCGCTTTTCGGAGTGCCTGTGGGGCGCGGCTACTCGCTAGGCGGGGCCGAGAGCCTGCTGCGCCACCGCCGCGCCGGCTCAGGCTCCCGTCGCCACCACGACTGGACTTCTCGCATTCGGCTCTTGATGCtagacgaagacgacagcCTCGTGGACGAGCAGAGCTTGTACGAAGTGGACGAAATGGACGCGCCCGGGGCGGAAGACAACGAGGGGCGATACCTCAAGGGGAAGGCTGTGCCGCGGACGCGCCGCGAGGCGCTCGCGGCTTGGTGGCAGGACCAGAAGGACTGTTGTTTGCTTTGCTTTAGGTGCATGCTGGTGGTCTTCGACTCCCTGGCGGGGCCTGCAGTTGGCAGCTCGGCCTTCCTGCTGGCGGTGCTGCTGCGAACCATGGCGTGGTGCGCGGTATGGGTGTGGGCCTCAACGCTGATGACGCGGGAGCCGGAGAACAAGGATTTGTTTGCCTGGGAGTTCGACCGTCTCCCTCAGGCTTACTACTTAGTGGAAAGCACGTTCCTGTGGATGGTCACCTTCGACTACTGCGCCGGGCTGTTCAACGCGCCTCGAAAACTCCAGTTCGTCCTCAGTCCCTACTCGATCGTCGACCTTCTTACGATGCCCATGACTTCCTTCATCGTCAACTGCTTCGTAGACGACCAGCAGCTCGGCTTGGCGGCGCCGGACGGCCCCTGGGCTGCCGATGTCTCCGGGTACGCGGCCCCAGCGAAACGGCACTCGCAGCTCCATGCCGCAACCCACGATCAGTTTCCCTGGCTCCTGCTTTTTGGTTGGCTGCGGTTTCTTCGGCTCGTTAAGACCGAACACGTTTTGTCTCGGTGCTTCCCGCACCTGAGCGTGGTGAAACTTCGCATTCTGTCTATCGTCGTCTCCTGGCTCATGATCGTCCTGACCTTCGCAGGCGGCATGTTCGTCTTGGAGGCACCGGAGCCTCACATCAACTACACCAATGTCTACGACTTCTGCTTCTACGCCATCGTCACTGTCATGACGGTGGGATATGGGGACTTTGTGCCGCGGTCGGCAGCCGGGCGGGCGCTGGCCATCATCACCATCATCTCGaccttcgcgtttctccctggCGAGGTTCAGCGTCTCATGGAGGCGCTGCGGGAGCCGCGAACGATGGTCGGGTCGCCCCCGGCGCCTGGCGATGACTATCTCTGCATGGTGGGGCCGATCCAGCCCCGTCAGCTCGCAGTGATTTGTCGAGAGATTGCCCGAGCTTTCCCGGGCAGTGTGCAGGCGATTCTGGTGATCACacctcttcctgtctccgcctaCGACGacatttgcttcttctcgctctcggtcTGCATCCGCGGCGGCGTTCGCGGCGAGCCGCTGCCGTCGAATATTCGATCCTACTGCTCGAATGCCCGTGCTGTTTTCATCTTCAGCAACACGCGGGCGTACCAGCGTTCGCCTGGCGACCCCGGAGGACCTCCTGGACCGAGCTGGATCGAGGGCGTGGAAACTCGCGAGCAGGAGGAGGACCACATGACGCTGCTGCGGTTCATGGGCGTCAGGACCGTCTGCTTCCCCGTCAGACCCATCAACGTCCAGCTTATTCACGACCACCGGAAGGCCCTTGTAAAGGAAATGGGGGCCTACTCCACGCTTTGCATCAACGAAGTGAAGATGAAGTTGCTCGGGAAGAGCTGTGCGGACTGCCCGGGATTCGTCTCGATGATTGCGAACTGGTTCACGTTCTGGCGGgccagcgaggagacgaccGGCATCGCGTGGGCCGCTAGTCGTGCGAaggccgccgccgccgccagcATGCGCCcaacgaggaagacagactTCCAGCACTACGCGGACGGCGCCGTCTACAACATCTACCGCATGGAGTTCCCCGAGTGCATGCTCGGAGTCCACTACAAACTCCTGACGCGCCTCCTGTACACCCACTACGAGGTCTTCCTCATTGGCATCATCGCCATCACGAAAGAAATCTGGATCAATCCGTTCCGGTACTTCGTCGGCGAGGAACTGGTGAATGGCTACACCACATGGCCCTTCGCCGGCATCGTCCTCGCCCCCTCCCTCGAGACAGTCGTAAAACTCAGCACTCTTCGGGAGCTCCCGGTCAAAGTCCCTCGGGCTCCCTGCTTCTCAGGTCCCGCTGGATCGCCCTCAGGCTACCACGGCGGGTCCGCATGCACAGCAAGATCCACACTGCTGGCGCGCGAAGGACAGGCGGCGAAACGCATGTGGACCGCTGCCCGCTCGCATGTCGCAGAAGGCGTCAAACAAGGGATTcgagcaacagagaaagctCGGGCAACTCTCAGGGGAGGAGACCATCCAGACCCCTTCGCGACCAACTCGGCGAACGATGCTGATCCGCGAG GTGGCGACGCCCCTGTTAGTGGCGACGGCCTGGCACCTTCGCGAGCAGGCTCGGGGCAGCCAGGCGCTCATGGGGGATCGGTCGCGGGAGATTTCTACTCCTCACCAGCGGGGACATCGAGCCACTGTGGGTTCCCTGGACAAGCGTCCCCAGGGCCCTCGCCTTCATTCAGCTCTGCATCCTGCTTCGGATCTTCCTACGCCTTACCGGCTAGTGCGTGCGGCGCAGCTGGTGCCAGCGGCGCTGCCCCGAGTGCGCTAGGTGTGAACTCCACGAGTGCCACGGGATTTGCGGCGTCCCCGGGAGGATTCGGTGGCACCTCTCCGAGCCCTGGGCCTCTCTGTGCACACCATCGCCGGCAGTTGGCGGGGGGAAGCGCGTCGGCTTGCGAGAGCTTTGCGTCAGCCCCAGCTGCTCAGGCCTCACCGGTTGGGTTTCCGGCGTCGCCCTACAAGCCGGAGACTACTCACGGGTCCCCATCCCCTGGCTCTGGAGCCTCGGACTTTGGGGCCGCGGCGCGGGGCGACAGGCCGAAGGCTGGAGCCTGTGTGATGTGCCAGAATGAGGCGAAAGGTTTTTCCTTCGACTCCATGGCTTTGTCTCAGCAATCGTTGCCTGGCcactctttcgccttctcgtaTGGCTGCGACCTACACGGGAGTCGACGCCCCGCGTTCGGCGGGATCATCCAGACGCAGTCAGTGGCGGAGGCGCGTCGGACGATCTTTGCGAAACCGGGGAACCCCGTGATTCTTGCATGCGGCTGGCCTCGAGGCTTGCGGATTTTCGTTCAAACCCTCCTCGCGAACGGCTCGTACAATGTCGTCATTCTCTCGCCCCACTGTCCAGCGACGGTGGGACCGACAGACTTTGCCGCCTACACGACCTCCTGCGCCTACGTTCGCGGCAGTGCGCTGAGCACCACAGACTTGCTGCGCGCCGGGGCCTTGCAGGCGAAGAACTGCGCCGTCTTCAGCACATTGCACGTGGCCTGGAAGGCAGACGTCAGTGCGGCCCGCCTCGACACCCAGGCGCTCCTGGTCCGGAAGACGATCCAGGCCCTCTTTCGCGCCTTTCCAGTGAAAAACCAAGACCAGGCCATGGCTGCTGCCGCAGCAGGGGCCGCCGAATCCGACGCCCACTTTcaagagagcggagaacaCCCTGATGACTTCGACAGGCAACCTCCACCAGGCCCTGCGGAGCACCCCGCGCCACGACTCCACGCAGGCGAAGCTCCATACCAAGGCCCCGGGGGTCCGAAGCTGGGCGGCCTGAGCGGCACCGCGCTGCCAGGCCCCGGCACCGAGCCGGGAGTGCCAGGGACGCCGCCAAGACGGATGACGGACGGGGACTGGGGGACAATGGCGGGCAAGTCGAAAGCCCTGGCGAGTCGACATTCCGGCGTCGAGTCGGAAGGTCTTCCGCGCTCTGCGGCGTCTCAGGGCAGCGTGGTGGGAGGCTGCAGTGCGGCTGCCAGTGGTGAGACTTTGCGAGAGCCGATTCCAGACAGTGTGCGAGACACTCGGGCCAACGACCTTCCGGCACACGTACTGCAGCCCGTCGCCCGCCACACCGCGCCTGCCGCTGCATGCTgggaggagcaggagacgaCGGACATTGTGCGGTATTGCCCCCGACAGGGGACTGAAGGAAGCGCCAGCGAGCTGGAGGAAGGCGGGGCCGGAGGGGCCTCCTGGACTTCAGGGCTTCAAGCGGCGAAACACAGGGAGGTGCGAATTAAGGTGAGCGCTTCGGAGCGTGCGCATGGGGATGGGCCTCCTCGCCAGGGTGGGGAACCCACACAGGTAATCGGGGGGCCGGCTCAGGTTCATGGGAGTAGGTTACAGTCAGAGGAAGTTTGCCTGGTTTCTCCCAGGTCCGAATTTCTCAgctccctctcctttccaCCGCGTTGCTTTAGCCCCGTGTACTCCCCTGCGGAGTCGGATAGTGTCGAGGAATCGCCGGAATCGTGGGCGCGATGTGGGCCCGTACCGGAACCAGCGCATCGTCTGCCGCGACGCACGACTCGCCTCCATTCTGTCGAGCTCATGGAGAGGCGATCCAGCGAAGGTTCTCCCCACTCGCGGACGCGGCCTTCGCCGTATTCGCTGCATTCTCCGTCTCGGGTCCGGGATCTCTTGCGGGATAGCCGAACGCCCCTGGTGAGTCCACGGTCTCGTTCGGTCTCACGCGATGACGCTGGCAACTCGAGCCGCTTCGCCACAGCTCCCTGGCACCTCGCACCGCCCCCTGCACTTGCGGTCCCGCCTGGGGACGAGGGAAATTTGCCCCTCAGTCCCCAAGCCACGTCGAACGTCTCAGGGGTGTCTGTGCCGCCTTCCGCGTCTGGTCGTGAGGATTCTCCGGTGGCTGCCAAGCCGGGCTCCAAAGAGTCACTCAGTCCGGGGGCGAACGAGCGAAACGAGGAGCAGTGGAAGCATCAGTCCGCACTGCAGCACGAACTCGAGCAACTTCTGGAGGATCAAAGCTTCCAATCGCAGCTTCGCCAGCAGCCTAACCCTCCGCAGTCGAATGTGAATCTACGTCCTGCCGGGGCCTACCCTTACGGCCCCCATGCGGCCACCTCAGCTCGTGCCCCGCCGACAGGCCCGCTCGACCCCGCACTCGCCTCCAGCGTGAGCCTCCGCCTCCCTGTGTGCGCCCCTGGTCCAGCGAGTGGGACGCCGCCTGGGGCAGGTGGCTCCGTGCCCGCGGGCCAGGCGCCAGGCGCGGGAGGCCTTGCCCAGCCGCAGACCGGGGACGCGGATGCGACATTCTTTCCCCTCGCTTCGTTTCCCTCGCCGGCGAATCCTGTGGCGCCTTTCCCCGTGGTTCCCAGCGCGTCGTCCACCTTCGAAACTTCCGGAGGCGGTGGCTCACGCcctggaagcagcgcagacCCCTCTGGCGAGAAGAATGACGGTCGGGGGTGGTGCGTTGTTCCTTCGGAGTACGTGCGAGGCGGCCCACAGGCGCCTGCCATGATGGCGACAGGCAAGGGGTCCACAGGGTCCGTTGGCATGGCTCCAAATGCAGTCGAGACACAGGCGCACAATGGGGACCTTGAGGACCGAACCAAAGGTGGAGGGCCAACGCGCTGCTGGATGCctcagagagagcgagagggcgagaagggaCACGCAGGAGTGGGAAGCCATCCTTATCAGTACCCACCTCCGCATTCGCCTTCTGGGATTTCAGATGCTGGGGATTTGGTCCAGCAAAGAAGCGGAGCAGACGGTGCCTTTCTTCACGGGGACGGGGGCGGGGGCGCAAGTGGCGGCGGCACAGCagacgctggagaaggcgggTGGAGTGCCCGAGATGCCGGCGAAATGAAGACATTTTTGGACGAAAAGGCCAGGAAGGAACCGGGGATCTTCCTGGATCTGAAAGAA GGATCCTTCCTGGAGTACTGCGACAACTCGATGGTGATGAATGAGGCGTTCGTGTACGAGCGTATAGACTCGTATCGCCGGCTCTGGGTGCATgacaagaaggagatgaCCGCCGCGTACCTCGgcagtctcctcttcgcctcaggtcatgcatgcgtggaaGACATGTTCTACGGCTTGATGGCACACACGCTGCCCGTCTCCAAATACGCCGTTGACGCCTCCGTCATCGACTATCTGGTCGAG GATCGCAAGGGATTCGTAAGTGAGCAGAAGCGTTTACAGCGGGCACTCACGAGATATGCTGGTGGACCGaattctctttcttctccttccacctctcctacgccttcgcctctgggCCTCGAGGCCGTCCCCCCCATGTTCGTCGGCGTCCCATTCAAGCGGCTTTTTGAG CATTTGATAAAACTCGAAAAGAAGATTGCAATTGGCATCTACCGCCAGTACCGCGTGACGACAGACTACGCAGGTCACCGAAGGCCGAAGAAGctcgttctctgttgtcCTTCTCCACATCTTCGTCTCACAGCTTTCGACAAA GTTTACGTCCTGCGGCCGTCCAGCACTGACGCGCTCCGACAGCCGCGCGCGTTTCTGTGA
- a CDS encoding mitochondrial carrier superfamily protein (encoded by transcript TGME49_273390) produces MVPLQLSPTSDEPPSHPYPRRVPDASLPVPPSPGCRPTVPSSEPTVPSSEPTVPGCGPVDPSCLRPPYASRAPSQASRRMLGSYPIPASCRSPPLATASAVSSSPVSPFPRSASRLALPPAACASLSSLQDEVVPEAPGHRTLGGAERPRDEAAREPCGGPVSRCPMEKRRETPAETAHAVLVNDSWTSSTAPLCAACQVLRGALAGSCAKTVVYPLDRLKMHLQVKAAATGQAFQLSGAVSVLKNMASSEQGGVRALWRGNGSAFIRAFPYSGFSFYSFERYNLYLRSQAPSWPKLCQLGAGSAAGMTATLLTYPLDVLNTRMAVTAHRLSYAEVSLWKFEGFRSLFRGISATALGIVPYAGISFCAFETLKDECRAQGMQITPVVNALCGGLAGVAGQTATYPLDTVRKFMQSSSFLYRFHETGHTGSASPPSLIEAFKFLYRRSGWRGLYNGVSLNWIKGFLAAGLAFSLNESGKQHLTPIFCQHPPRPL; encoded by the exons ATGGTGCCTCTCCAGCTTTCACCCACGAGTGACGAACCGCCCTCTCACCCTTATCCCAGGAGGGTGCCGGACGCGTCTTTGCCTgtgccgccttctcccggGTGCAGGCCAACTGTTCCAAGCTCTGAGCCAACCGTTCCAAGCTCTGAGCCAACTGTTCCAGGCTGTGGGCCAGTTGACCCGTCATGTCTTCGGCCTCCGTATGCTTCTCGTGCGCCTTCCCAGGCGTCCCGCAGAATGCTCGGTTCATATCCAATACCTGCTTCCTGTCGATCCCCCCCTCTCGCCACCGCTTCTGCCGTatcctcttctcccgtttcaccgtttcctcgctccgcgtctcgcctcgctcttcctcccgcCGCATGCGcatccctctcttccttgcaGGACGAGGTTGTCCCCGAGGCACCAGGGCATCGGACGCTCGGCGGGGCAGAGCGCCCTCGAGACGAGGCTGCTCGAGAGCCTTGCGGCGGCCCAGTGTCCAGGTGCCCgatggagaagaggcgcgagacTCCGGCAGAAACTGCGCATGCCGTCTTGGTCAACGACAGCTGGACGTCGAGCacggcgcctctctgcgccgCCTGCCAGGTTCTGAGAGGCGCTCTTGCAGGCTCCTGCGCAAAGACAGTCGTCTACCCTCTGGACCGCCTCAAGATGCATCTACAG GTGAAGGCGGCAGCCACTGGTCAGGCGTTTCAGCTTTCGGGAGCGGTCAGCGTACTGAAGAACATGGCGTCTTCGGAGCAGGGCGGAGTTCGAGCGCTCTGGCGAGGAAATGGAAGCGCGTTTATCCG GGCCTTTCCTTACAGCGGCTTCAGCTTCTACTCCTTCGAGAGATACAACTTGTATCTCAGGTCCCAGGCGCCGTCATGGCCGAAGCTGTGTCAGCTCGGGGCGGGATCCGCTGCAG GAATGACTGCAACGCTCCTGACGTACCCCCTGGATGTGTTGAATACGCGCATGGCCGTGACAGCCCACCGGCTCTCGTATGCGGAG GTGTCTCTTTGGAAATTTGAGGgatttcgttctctcttccgagGTATCTCCGCGACGGCGCTCGGCATTGTTCCCTATGCAGGCATTTCGTTTTGCGCGTTCGAGACTCTCAAGGACGAGTGCAGA GCGCAGGGTATGCAAATCACACCGGTGGTGAACGCACTCTGTGGGGGGTTGGCGGGGGTCGCCGGCCAGACAGCGACGTATCCTCTCGACACCGTTCGGAAGTTCATGCAGTCAAGTTCCTTTCTCTATCGCTTCCAT GAGACAGGACACACAGGgtcggcgtctccgcccTCGCTCATCGAGGCGTTCAAGTTTCTGTACAGACGGTCGGGGTGGAGGGGGCTGTACAACGGCGTGTCTCTGAACTGGATCAAGGGATTTCTCGCGGCAGGCTTGGCATTTTCTCTCAACGAATCTGGGAAGCAACATCTCACTCCGATCTTCTGCCAACACCCTCCTCGTCCGCTCTAG
- a CDS encoding hypothetical protein (encoded by transcript TGME49_273400~Signal peptide predicted by SignalP 2.0 HMM (probability 1.000) with cleavage site probability 0.975 at residue 24) yields MSLASFLLPVLLPLPLLFSPRSQAQVTSGGEMESMLFCTVCNTVVGSLNDDLKYLIDANKYWRQADLDQRLALACGHPQISKGEMKAVCGRFVMEHFRKLKHELYRRYTPGYEEHEELIAVRDFCESLKACRPQQLTLYEHYTRAAKKMVGEYEDKQSPYLAYQHKKMKERLLM; encoded by the exons ATGAGCCTCgcgtcgtttctccttcctgtcctcCTTCCgctgccgcttctcttctctcctagAAGTCAGGCGCAAGTAACATCAGGAGGGGAAATGGAGAGCATGCTCTTCTGTACTGTTTGTAACACCGTTGTCGG GAGCTTGAACGATGACCTGAAGTACTTGATAGATGCGAACAAGTACTGGAGACAAGCTGACCTCGATCAACGGCTGGCTCTCGCATGCGGCCATCCCCAGATTTCAAAGGGTGAAATGAAGGCCGTCTGCGGTCGATTCGTGATGGAGCACTTTCGCAAGCTTAAACACGAA CTGTACAGACGGTATACGCCAGGATACGAAGAACACGAGGAACTCATTGCTGTCCGGGACTTTTGCGAATCGCTCAAAGCTTGTCGCCCTCAGCAACTCACCCTCTACGAACACTACACTCGAGCAGCAAAGAAAATGGTT GGGGAATACGAAGACAAGCAGAGCCCGTATCTCGCGTACCAGCACAAGAAAATGAAAGAGAGACTGTTGATGTAA